Proteins encoded together in one Deltaproteobacteria bacterium window:
- a CDS encoding PDZ domain-containing protein, whose amino-acid sequence MLMARIAIICSLVLTLVGSAQARSTNLWAEKQSSQVPLAQVPDFSALASQAMPAVVSIQVEQRMRLSSHRRQGVQDPFEYFHKFFGPGVPGAPQSRDGRERVNRGIGTGFVISQDGLILTNNHVVENADKIDVTFMDADGSERSMQARVLGTAPRYDVALLETIDKANAPITYLGDSDNMRIGDWVMAIGNPFGLSHSVSVGIISAKDRREIAPSGRAGFYNFLQTDASINPGNSGGPLINMRGEVIGINTAINAAGSGIGFAIPINMVKEMLPDLKSKGRYSRSWIGIHIQQLTEELAQSYGLKEPMGALVAEVVQSGPAAKAGILEGDVVIEFNGKQVKNSRDLPLFAGLVGVGKSVPLTVIRGSKRKTLNITLGAFPDEGPAVAQAEPEAMSGKHAIGLRVSDITQELRSQFKLKRQKGAVIKEVKPGSPASRAGLQAGDVVLKLNGKSVRKAREVVESFKALGSGKIVRMQIARGASRLYLALRTP is encoded by the coding sequence ATGTTGATGGCCAGAATCGCCATAATCTGTTCGTTGGTTCTTACCTTGGTGGGCAGCGCACAGGCGCGTTCCACAAATCTTTGGGCTGAGAAGCAATCATCTCAAGTGCCACTGGCCCAGGTGCCTGACTTCAGCGCATTGGCATCTCAAGCCATGCCCGCGGTGGTCAGCATTCAAGTTGAGCAGCGCATGCGGTTGAGCAGCCACCGGCGACAAGGCGTGCAGGACCCCTTCGAGTACTTCCATAAATTTTTTGGACCGGGTGTACCCGGCGCTCCGCAGTCCCGCGACGGACGTGAACGCGTGAATCGCGGCATTGGGACCGGGTTCGTGATTAGCCAAGATGGGCTGATTTTGACCAATAATCACGTCGTTGAAAACGCAGACAAAATCGATGTTACGTTTATGGATGCCGACGGCTCTGAACGCTCCATGCAAGCGCGCGTACTTGGTACCGCACCTCGCTACGATGTGGCCCTCCTGGAAACCATCGACAAAGCCAACGCGCCCATCACCTACCTAGGAGATTCCGACAACATGCGCATCGGCGACTGGGTCATGGCCATTGGTAATCCATTTGGCCTTTCACACTCGGTATCGGTTGGTATCATTTCCGCAAAAGACCGACGTGAAATTGCCCCATCGGGCCGAGCGGGGTTTTATAACTTTTTGCAAACCGATGCTTCGATTAACCCGGGTAATTCCGGCGGCCCGCTTATCAACATGCGTGGTGAAGTAATTGGTATCAATACCGCCATCAACGCAGCCGGCAGCGGCATTGGATTTGCGATTCCCATCAACATGGTCAAGGAAATGCTTCCAGACCTGAAATCAAAAGGTCGCTACTCACGAAGCTGGATCGGGATTCACATTCAGCAACTCACGGAAGAACTTGCTCAAAGCTATGGGCTTAAAGAACCGATGGGAGCGTTGGTTGCCGAGGTCGTTCAAAGTGGACCAGCTGCGAAAGCTGGTATCCTCGAAGGTGATGTCGTTATCGAATTCAACGGGAAGCAGGTCAAAAATAGCCGCGACTTGCCGCTCTTTGCCGGCTTAGTCGGAGTAGGGAAATCAGTGCCCCTTACGGTTATCCGCGGGTCAAAACGCAAAACCTTAAACATCACGTTGGGTGCGTTTCCAGACGAAGGGCCCGCCGTGGCTCAAGCCGAACCGGAAGCTATGTCCGGAAAGCATGCCATCGGGCTTCGTGTTTCCGACATCACCCAAGAGCTGCGTAGCCAGTTTAAGTTGAAGCGTCAAAAAGGTGCCGTCATTAAAGAGGTCAAACCCGGAAGCCCTGCTTCCCGTGCCGGCCTCCAGGCTGGAGACGTTGTGCTCAAGCTCAACGGGAAATCCGTTCGCAAAGCCCGAGAAGTCGTTGAGTCCTTTAAGGCGCTGGGCTCGGGGAAAATCGTTCGAATGCAAATTGCCCGAGGTGCAAGCCGGCTTTACCTAGCGCTTAGAACACCTTAA